A single region of the Anas platyrhynchos isolate ZD024472 breed Pekin duck chromosome 6, IASCAAS_PekinDuck_T2T, whole genome shotgun sequence genome encodes:
- the WNT8B gene encoding protein Wnt-8b isoform X1 has protein sequence MSFLPLYLDFMFHMDPYLGIFLLTPFFQPCCAWSVNNFLMTGPKAYLIYSSSVAAGAQSGIEECKFQFAWDRWNCPERALQLSSHGGLRSGKESIGHHYRDPLATANRETAFVHAISSAGVMYTLTRNCSLGDFDNCGCDDSRNGQLGGQGWLWGGCSDNVGFGEAISKQFVDALETGQDARAAMNLHNNEAGRKAVKGTMKRTCKCHGVSGSCTTQTCWLQLPEFREVGTYLKERYHKALKVDLLQGAGNSAASRGAIAETFSSISKKELVHLEDSPDYCLENKTLGLLGTEGRECLKRGKALSKWEKRSCRRLCGDCGLAVEERRAEMVSSCNCKFHWCCAVRCEQCRKRVTKYFCVRKEKRERSGGGGASRKLKRKL, from the exons GTCAGTGAATAATTTCCTGATGACGGGCCCCAAG GCCTATCTCATCTACTCCAGCAGCGTGGCGGCCGGGGCGCAGAGCGGCATCGAGGAGTGCAAGTTCCAGTTCGCCTGGGACCGCTGGAACTGCCCCGAGAGGGcactgcagctctccagccacgGCGGGCTGCGCAGCGGTAAGGAAAGCATTGGACACCACTACCGGGACCCCCTTGCCACAG CAAACCGAGAAACCGCCTTTGTCCATGCCATCAGCTCCGCAGGCGTCATGTACACACTGACCCGGAACTGCAGCCTGGGGGATTTTGACAACTGTGGCTGTGATGACTCCCGCAATGGGCAGCTCG GTGGGCAAGGCTGGCTATGGGGAGGCTGCAGTGATAACGTGGGCTTCGGGGAAGCCATCTCCAAGCAGTTTGTGGATGCCCTGGAGACTGGACAAGATGCCAGAGCTGCTATGAACCTGCATAACAATGAGGCGGGTAGAAAG GCCGTCAAAGGGACCATGAAGCGGACTTGCAAATGCCATGGCGTGTCGGGGAGCTGCACCACCCAgacctgctggctgcagctgcccgAGTTTCGGGAGGTGGGCACTtacctcaaggagaggtaccacAAGGCCCTGAAGGTGGACTTGCTGCAGGGGGCAGGGAACAGCGCTGCCAGCCGGGGTGCCATTGCCGAGACCTTCAGCTCCATCTCCAAGAAGGAGCTGGTCCACTTGGAAGACTCCCCTGACTACTGCCTGGAGAACAAGacgctggggctgctgggcacGGAGGGGAGGGAGTGCCTGAAGAGAGGCAAGGCGCTCAGCAAGTGGGAGAAGCGGAGCTGCCGGCGGCTGTGTGGGGACTGCGGGCTAGCAGTGGAGGAGAGGCGGGCTGAGATGGTGTCCAGCTGTAACTGCAAGTTCcactggtgctgtgctgtgaggTGCGAGCAGTGCCGCAAAAGGGTCACCAAGTACTTCTGCGTCCGCAAGGAGAAGCGGGAGCGGAGTGGGGGTGGTGGGGCCAGCCGCAAGCTCAAGAGAAAGCTCTAA
- the WNT8B gene encoding protein Wnt-8b isoform X2 gives MSFLPLYLDFMFHMDPYLGIFLLTPFFQPCCAWSVNNFLMTGPKAYLIYSSSVAAGAQSGIEECKFQFAWDRWNCPERALQLSSHGGLRSANRETAFVHAISSAGVMYTLTRNCSLGDFDNCGCDDSRNGQLGGQGWLWGGCSDNVGFGEAISKQFVDALETGQDARAAMNLHNNEAGRKAVKGTMKRTCKCHGVSGSCTTQTCWLQLPEFREVGTYLKERYHKALKVDLLQGAGNSAASRGAIAETFSSISKKELVHLEDSPDYCLENKTLGLLGTEGRECLKRGKALSKWEKRSCRRLCGDCGLAVEERRAEMVSSCNCKFHWCCAVRCEQCRKRVTKYFCVRKEKRERSGGGGASRKLKRKL, from the exons GTCAGTGAATAATTTCCTGATGACGGGCCCCAAG GCCTATCTCATCTACTCCAGCAGCGTGGCGGCCGGGGCGCAGAGCGGCATCGAGGAGTGCAAGTTCCAGTTCGCCTGGGACCGCTGGAACTGCCCCGAGAGGGcactgcagctctccagccacgGCGGGCTGCGCAGCG CAAACCGAGAAACCGCCTTTGTCCATGCCATCAGCTCCGCAGGCGTCATGTACACACTGACCCGGAACTGCAGCCTGGGGGATTTTGACAACTGTGGCTGTGATGACTCCCGCAATGGGCAGCTCG GTGGGCAAGGCTGGCTATGGGGAGGCTGCAGTGATAACGTGGGCTTCGGGGAAGCCATCTCCAAGCAGTTTGTGGATGCCCTGGAGACTGGACAAGATGCCAGAGCTGCTATGAACCTGCATAACAATGAGGCGGGTAGAAAG GCCGTCAAAGGGACCATGAAGCGGACTTGCAAATGCCATGGCGTGTCGGGGAGCTGCACCACCCAgacctgctggctgcagctgcccgAGTTTCGGGAGGTGGGCACTtacctcaaggagaggtaccacAAGGCCCTGAAGGTGGACTTGCTGCAGGGGGCAGGGAACAGCGCTGCCAGCCGGGGTGCCATTGCCGAGACCTTCAGCTCCATCTCCAAGAAGGAGCTGGTCCACTTGGAAGACTCCCCTGACTACTGCCTGGAGAACAAGacgctggggctgctgggcacGGAGGGGAGGGAGTGCCTGAAGAGAGGCAAGGCGCTCAGCAAGTGGGAGAAGCGGAGCTGCCGGCGGCTGTGTGGGGACTGCGGGCTAGCAGTGGAGGAGAGGCGGGCTGAGATGGTGTCCAGCTGTAACTGCAAGTTCcactggtgctgtgctgtgaggTGCGAGCAGTGCCGCAAAAGGGTCACCAAGTACTTCTGCGTCCGCAAGGAGAAGCGGGAGCGGAGTGGGGGTGGTGGGGCCAGCCGCAAGCTCAAGAGAAAGCTCTAA